CGTCGGATTCCGCCAGTAAAGTCCCTCTGTAAGGCCAACGGGACGAGGTGCGGCATGAGCGCGGCGTGGGACTGGGTGGACAGGACGACGGGTGAAGCCGGGGCGGCGCCCCAGGTCGCTTCCCCAAAGGCCTCTCTGGCGTCGGTGGAGGGCCCGGATTCCCAGCAAGTGGACGTCGCGGCGCTCATGAATGAAGCCCTGGAATTGCTGGAAGCCGCGAGGAGAATCCACGGCATCGAAGTGAAGATGGAACTTCCCGGGGAAACCGTTCTGGCGCGGACAGGCGCGCGACGTACACGGCAGGTGTTGCTGCTGTTGTTGTCGTATGCGGCGGACCACGCGGGGGAGGGAAGTGTGCGCGTGGTGCTGGACGCGCCGGATGACTTCGGTGATGAGCCGCCGCGCTTCCAGGTGGTGACGTCCGGGGCGCGGCTGTCCGCGCGGGAGCTCCAGGCGGTGTTCCTGTCGCCCATGTTGGTGGGCCCCGCGCACCGTCGGCTCGCGCGGGCCCGGGAGTTGGTGGAGTCGGTGGGCGGGACGCTGGGCGTGGAGCGCGGCGAGCGCGAGGGGCTCACGGTGACGGTGGAGCTGCCCGCGCCGGGTCTCGCCTGCTGGTAGGGCCCGTCGCGCGCGCGTGCCCGAGCGCATGCGGCGCCGCTGGGTCCGATAAGTCCTGCAACCTGGAGGGGCGGCCAAACTCCTTGACGGGAGGGGGGCGGGTTCTCGACTATCCCGCGCCAATTCTTACACGGCCACACCTTCCAGGAGTACGTCCATGGCTCCCCCGACTTCCGGCGAGAAGATCACCCTCCAGAACGGCAAGCTGTCCGTGCCGGACCACCCGATCATCCCCTACATCGAGGGCGACGGCACGGGCCGCGACATCTGGCGCGCGTCCCAGGCCGTGTTCGACGCCGCGGTGGAGAAGGCCTACAAGGGCAAGAAGAAGATCGCCTGGTACGAGGTCCTCGCCGGCGAGAAGTCCTTCAAGGCGGTCAACAACTGGCTTCCCGACGAGACGGTCGAGGCCTTCCGCACGTACCTGGTCGGCATCAAGGGCCCGCTGACGACGCCGGTGGGCGGCGGCATCCGCTCGCTGAACGTGGCGCTTCGCCAGATGCTGGACCTGTACGTCTGC
The genomic region above belongs to Myxococcus guangdongensis and contains:
- a CDS encoding ATP-binding protein; translated protein: MNEALELLEAARRIHGIEVKMELPGETVLARTGARRTRQVLLLLLSYAADHAGEGSVRVVLDAPDDFGDEPPRFQVVTSGARLSARELQAVFLSPMLVGPAHRRLARARELVESVGGTLGVERGEREGLTVTVELPAPGLACW